In Geopsychrobacter electrodiphilus DSM 16401, a single window of DNA contains:
- the galE gene encoding UDP-glucose 4-epimerase GalE: MKILVTGGAGYIGSHTIVELLQGGYEVVVYDNLSNSSPEALRRVERITGKSVELIRADVCDRSALDAVFQSHEIASVIHFAGIKAVGESVEKPLSYYQNNIAGSATLCEAMAAAGVKTLVFSSSATVYGDPRSLPIREDAPTGATNPYGRTKLFIEEMLRDLQVSDPAWRIAILRYFNPVGAHASGLIGEDPQGKPNNLFPFIAQVAVGQRDSLSVFGGDYPTADGTGVRDYIHVVDLARGHLRALQRLAQKPGCVSVNLGTGQGYSVLDMIKAFSRASGREVPYQIVARRPGDIASCYADPSFAHRELGWFAEKGLNEMCRDGWNWQCNNPKGYNSKV, encoded by the coding sequence ATGAAAATTCTGGTTACAGGCGGCGCCGGTTATATCGGCAGCCATACCATTGTTGAACTGTTGCAAGGGGGTTACGAGGTCGTCGTCTATGACAATCTCAGTAACAGCTCCCCCGAAGCGCTGAGACGTGTCGAGCGGATCACCGGAAAATCAGTAGAGCTGATTCGCGCGGATGTTTGTGACCGGTCTGCCCTGGATGCTGTGTTTCAGTCCCATGAAATCGCGTCGGTTATCCATTTTGCCGGGATTAAAGCGGTGGGGGAGTCGGTCGAAAAACCGCTGTCTTACTACCAGAACAATATCGCTGGCAGCGCAACCCTGTGTGAAGCCATGGCTGCCGCTGGCGTCAAAACCCTGGTCTTCAGTTCGTCGGCGACTGTTTACGGGGATCCCCGCTCCCTGCCGATTCGTGAAGATGCTCCAACCGGAGCGACAAATCCTTACGGCAGGACCAAGCTCTTTATTGAAGAGATGCTGCGTGATCTGCAGGTCTCTGACCCTGCCTGGCGCATCGCAATCCTGCGCTATTTCAATCCGGTTGGTGCGCATGCCTCCGGCTTGATCGGGGAAGACCCTCAGGGGAAACCCAATAATCTGTTCCCCTTCATTGCACAGGTTGCAGTCGGTCAACGTGACTCTCTCTCGGTCTTTGGCGGCGATTATCCAACCGCTGACGGAACCGGCGTGCGGGACTATATTCATGTTGTTGATTTAGCCCGGGGACATCTGCGCGCGTTGCAGCGCCTGGCGCAGAAACCTGGCTGTGTGTCCGTCAACCTCGGCACCGGGCAGGGGTACTCGGTTCTGGATATGATCAAGGCCTTTTCCAGAGCTTCCGGCCGCGAGGTCCCTTATCAGATTGTTGCGCGGAGGCCGGGGGATATCGCCAGTTGCTACGCCGATCCCTCATTTGCCCACCGCGAACTGGGATGGTTCGCCGAAAAAGGCTTAAACGAAATGTGTCGCGACGGCTGGAACTGGCAATGCAACAACCCGAAAGGGTATAATTCCAAGGTGTGA
- a CDS encoding REP-associated tyrosine transposase encodes MPRVARQLVDGCIYHLINRGNGQQRVFHKDRDYQAFTEMLAEMSSRYAVEMLAWCLMPNHYHLVVRPQVGTELSRGMHWFQTTHARRYHLHYGSSGHLWQGRYKSFAINESEQLLTVIRYVEGNPVRANMVESTANWPWSSHHQRIAGTGSEGACPPDSHKMFESTAALPRSSHHQRSAGTGSEGACPPDSQSNNFLAPLPIELPQPWTVYVDTPITGPELTKSKNQLK; translated from the coding sequence ATGCCAAGAGTAGCAAGGCAACTCGTTGATGGCTGCATCTACCACCTGATCAATCGAGGTAACGGTCAGCAGCGGGTGTTTCATAAAGACCGCGATTATCAGGCCTTCACTGAGATGTTGGCCGAAATGAGCAGTCGCTACGCAGTCGAAATGCTGGCCTGGTGTTTGATGCCGAATCATTACCATCTGGTTGTCAGGCCGCAGGTGGGCACAGAACTGAGTCGCGGTATGCACTGGTTTCAAACCACCCATGCGCGGCGTTATCATCTCCATTATGGCAGCAGCGGCCACCTGTGGCAGGGGCGCTATAAGAGCTTTGCGATTAACGAAAGCGAACAATTACTCACGGTTATCCGCTACGTCGAAGGCAACCCTGTCCGCGCCAACATGGTCGAATCGACAGCAAACTGGCCCTGGTCATCGCATCACCAACGCATCGCAGGGACAGGCTCCGAAGGTGCCTGTCCCCCTGATTCACACAAAATGTTCGAATCGACAGCAGCCTTGCCCAGGTCATCGCATCACCAACGCTCCGCAGGGACAGGCTCCGAAGGTGCCTGTCCCCCTGATTCGCAGTCAAATAACTTCCTCGCACCATTACCCATCGAATTGCCGCAACCCTGGACCGTCTATGTCGATACACCCATAACCGGCCCCGAGCTAACAAAGTCAAAAAACCAGTTAAAGTGA
- a CDS encoding Crp/Fnr family transcriptional regulator, which translates to MATNDRDKIRAGLKFCRMFAGLPEADLDALCTLARLQTEERGCLLFSEGEAASGFYVISAGRIKIYKLSADGKERILHIVHSGDTFAEAAIFGDGLYPAFAETLCPAELVFLPGREFLDLLHRRSGIAINMIAGLSQFLRQFAHQIEELTFKDVPARLAGYLLTLKPQADGSCQLPVNKSQLASNLGTVSETLSRSLRKLADEELILVEGKRIEILDRKFLETLSQKTI; encoded by the coding sequence ATGGCCACGAATGACAGGGATAAAATCAGGGCCGGTCTCAAGTTTTGTCGCATGTTCGCCGGGTTGCCTGAGGCGGATCTTGATGCGCTGTGCACCCTCGCGCGGCTCCAGACCGAAGAGCGCGGCTGCCTGCTCTTTTCGGAGGGGGAGGCCGCCAGCGGATTTTATGTTATCAGCGCCGGGCGCATCAAGATCTACAAACTTTCTGCAGACGGCAAAGAACGGATTCTGCATATTGTCCACAGCGGCGACACCTTCGCCGAAGCGGCCATATTTGGTGACGGGCTTTATCCGGCATTCGCCGAAACCCTCTGTCCTGCTGAACTGGTGTTTTTGCCCGGGCGGGAGTTTCTTGATCTTCTGCATCGGCGCTCCGGCATCGCCATCAATATGATTGCCGGGCTGTCGCAGTTTTTGCGTCAGTTCGCACACCAGATCGAGGAGTTGACCTTCAAGGATGTTCCGGCGCGCCTGGCCGGTTACCTGCTCACCCTTAAACCTCAAGCGGACGGCAGCTGTCAGCTCCCCGTCAACAAAAGCCAGCTCGCATCAAACCTTGGAACTGTCAGCGAAACCCTCTCTCGCAGCCTGCGCAAGCTGGCCGATGAAGAGTTGATCCTGGTCGAGGGCAAGCGAATTGAGATCCTCGACCGGAAATTTCTGGAAACCCTCTCTCAAAAAACTATTTAA
- a CDS encoding sigma-54-dependent transcriptional regulator — translation MVPPFSEIRKILLVDDEEQNLQSTKLSLQAHGFYGIVTLSDSSKTLEFLAQEPIAVILLDLRMPKVSGIELLPKIVQEYPDIPVILVTANDEIDTVVEAMKLGAFDYLVKPVEASRLVSSLRKAFEMRSMAKELSSLKQYMLSDRLDYPEVFTRIITGDKKMRALFQYIEVVAPTREPILIVGETGVGKELVAQAIHKISGCKGEFVAVNIAGLDDNMFTDTLFGHKKGAFTGAEVTRDGLIAKAGRGTLFLDEIGDMNEASQIKLLRLLQEQEYYPVGSDLVQKSDARLIMATNRNLQQLIAEGRFRNDLYYRLFAHQVNVPPLRERQEDIPLLLEHFLNAAAKNLGKKKPTVPPELAAVLSVYHFPGNIRELEALVSDAVIRHTGGVLSMKSFSAVIGDHQRSSTGHEKPVIADEDPLKTLFGHFPTIGEVEDYMVDEAMKLARGNQGLASKMLGIGRQTLNKRLKKHGYGDARKGSS, via the coding sequence GTGGTACCACCGTTTTCCGAGATCAGAAAAATTCTGTTGGTCGATGATGAGGAACAAAATCTCCAGTCAACAAAATTAAGTCTTCAGGCGCATGGGTTTTATGGCATCGTCACCCTGTCTGACAGTTCAAAAACCCTTGAATTCCTTGCCCAGGAGCCGATTGCGGTTATTTTGCTCGACCTGCGCATGCCCAAGGTTTCAGGCATCGAACTCCTCCCTAAAATTGTTCAGGAATATCCTGATATACCCGTAATTCTTGTCACGGCAAATGACGAGATAGACACGGTGGTCGAGGCGATGAAACTTGGCGCCTTTGACTATCTGGTCAAGCCAGTAGAGGCGAGCCGGCTGGTCTCTTCTTTGCGGAAAGCCTTTGAAATGCGCAGCATGGCCAAAGAGCTCTCATCGCTCAAGCAATACATGCTCTCCGACCGCCTGGACTATCCGGAAGTCTTCACCAGAATTATCACCGGCGACAAGAAGATGCGCGCGCTCTTCCAGTATATCGAGGTTGTTGCACCGACCCGAGAACCGATATTAATTGTCGGGGAGACCGGTGTGGGCAAGGAGCTTGTCGCACAAGCTATTCATAAAATCAGTGGGTGTAAAGGGGAGTTTGTCGCAGTCAACATCGCCGGCCTTGATGATAATATGTTTACGGACACCCTGTTCGGGCATAAAAAAGGCGCCTTCACCGGCGCCGAAGTCACTCGCGACGGCTTGATCGCCAAAGCTGGGCGCGGGACCCTGTTTCTCGATGAAATCGGGGACATGAACGAGGCTTCGCAGATTAAACTTCTGCGCCTGTTGCAAGAGCAGGAATATTATCCGGTCGGCTCGGATCTGGTACAAAAGAGTGATGCGCGGCTCATCATGGCGACAAACCGCAATCTTCAGCAGCTTATTGCTGAGGGCCGCTTTCGCAACGACCTTTACTATCGTCTGTTCGCTCACCAGGTTAATGTCCCGCCGTTGCGGGAACGACAGGAAGATATTCCGCTGTTGCTGGAACATTTTTTGAATGCTGCTGCAAAAAATCTGGGTAAAAAGAAACCGACCGTCCCGCCTGAACTCGCCGCTGTTCTGAGTGTCTACCACTTTCCGGGGAATATTCGTGAGCTTGAAGCCCTGGTCAGTGATGCCGTCATTCGTCATACCGGCGGAGTCCTGTCGATGAAATCGTTCAGCGCGGTGATTGGTGATCATCAGCGATCCTCTACAGGGCATGAAAAACCGGTGATCGCTGATGAAGATCCTCTCAAGACCCTGTTCGGCCATTTTCCCACCATCGGTGAAGTCGAGGATTATATGGTCGATGAAGCGATGAAGCTCGCCCGGGGTAATCAGGGTCTTGCAAGTAAGATGCTCGGCATTGGTCGTCAGACCTTGAACAAGCGCTTAAAAAAACACGGCTATGGTGACGCCAGAAAAGGCAGCAGTTGA
- a CDS encoding outer membrane protein, with translation MNMRQLTSTLFVMILLCTTAQAKPLAGSHSGLYLGAYYGVPTLGKASATDSLGRFNLKSDPGKLVTLTLGYDLPAYSVLGEGRVELAYTQSSNSLTRAEFSDGLFPASGEIQVRSLLFNTFTVFHNRTWLLPYLGVGLGAAQVRVDQLRVSGLPVINDESVVFAGQGGCGLTMDINSRLRLDLGYRYFISAQPELRLVDGSKVTLDMKAHIGLLGLAYKF, from the coding sequence ATGAACATGCGGCAGCTGACGAGCACCCTGTTTGTCATGATTTTGCTCTGCACAACGGCCCAGGCCAAGCCTCTGGCAGGTTCACACAGCGGTCTTTATCTCGGGGCATATTACGGCGTTCCGACTCTGGGGAAAGCCTCGGCAACCGATAGCCTCGGTCGGTTTAATCTTAAAAGTGACCCGGGAAAGCTGGTGACCCTGACCCTGGGTTATGACCTGCCCGCCTACAGTGTGCTGGGGGAGGGGCGGGTTGAGCTGGCCTACACCCAGTCGAGCAACAGCCTCACCCGGGCCGAATTCAGTGACGGCTTATTTCCCGCCAGCGGCGAGATACAGGTCCGCAGTCTGCTCTTCAACACCTTCACGGTCTTTCACAACCGGACGTGGCTGCTCCCTTACCTCGGCGTCGGACTCGGTGCCGCGCAGGTGCGTGTTGATCAGCTGCGGGTCAGCGGGCTGCCGGTGATAAATGACGAGAGCGTCGTCTTTGCCGGGCAGGGGGGTTGTGGTCTGACTATGGATATCAATTCCCGCCTGCGGCTCGATCTGGGTTACCGCTATTTTATCAGCGCACAACCCGAGCTCAGGCTGGTTGATGGCAGCAAGGTCACCCTTGATATGAAGGCACACATCGGGCTTTTAGGTCTGGCCTATAAATTTTAA
- a CDS encoding S8 family peptidase gives MSVSFKMVFVGLGFIALLFLASCGDSTPTRALVSQPGGGAPASETYSLSGTITPAATSAVDVDTNDPKSRAVSNDDPANAQTLSNPVTLGGYATAVPTGVSGDRFSAVADLQDWYRVTLTAGQTVTLTISDHDGNSANLANPDFDLFLVNPTTLLDAQTSEGLTRQEVIKVLTSGDYYLQVYAFNAGSNYTLSIGQAPFTTLSRSLHIEDEFVPNQVIVRLKKPAPGITPQAVTSQLSSLGLEPLAGRPGESQLYRLSGSANAVRAQSATGTGTLSKGTGTALQQAKRATLDQVKSLRRRADVASADLNYIRRPLLVPNDPSYAVQWQAGLINLPQAWDLSTGSPSVVVAVLDTGVLSAHPDLIGRLCTATDNCAGYDFVSDPLSGADGDGIDPNPEDPGDHSLPGGTSSFHGTHVAGILGAAGNNALGVAGVDWAAKIMPVRVLGVNYGTSYDIIQGVRYAAGLSNDANSFPVTAANVLNLSFGGGGFSQAEQDLYTQLHDAGIIVVAAAGNAAKNLPVYPAAYADVVAVSAVDIDKNLAPYSDYGAFIDVAAPGGNLTTDRNGDGVPDGIISTSGNDSTTPLTYTYVPYMGTSMAAPQVAGVAALMLAVDPTLTPAEFDLLLAAGALTQDLGADGAAVRNDSFGYGLIDAQKALLATLALAGGGSLPPSLALSPSLLNFGANASKLLLTLSNAGGGTLNITGVSFTAPWISSVVLGTEAPPGSGLGDYTVTVDRTGLSDGVYSDAVTFTTDTPGSFSVSLLLQVGASGVADAGRQTVYLVDPATGNRLKTLSVSADPVSGTYHYSFTGLSTGKYYVTASSDLDNDGQNCDSGEACGSYPLLTDPVQISLDTQSLTGIDFSTGFNSY, from the coding sequence ATGTCTGTCAGCTTTAAAATGGTCTTCGTCGGGCTCGGGTTTATTGCCCTGTTGTTTCTGGCCTCCTGCGGAGACAGCACCCCGACGCGTGCTCTGGTCTCGCAACCCGGGGGCGGGGCACCTGCATCTGAAACCTACAGCCTGAGCGGAACCATCACGCCCGCTGCGACGAGTGCTGTCGATGTAGACACTAACGACCCCAAGTCCAGAGCGGTCAGTAATGATGACCCGGCGAATGCTCAAACCCTCTCCAACCCGGTCACTCTGGGTGGGTATGCGACCGCCGTTCCGACCGGCGTAAGCGGCGACCGTTTCTCCGCCGTCGCCGATCTCCAGGATTGGTACCGGGTCACCCTGACCGCCGGACAAACGGTTACCCTGACGATCTCCGATCATGATGGCAACAGCGCCAATCTCGCTAATCCCGATTTTGACCTGTTCCTGGTGAATCCCACCACTCTGCTGGATGCCCAGACCTCAGAGGGGCTGACGCGGCAGGAGGTGATCAAGGTCCTGACCAGCGGTGATTACTATCTGCAGGTCTACGCTTTCAATGCCGGCTCGAACTATACCCTCAGCATCGGACAGGCCCCTTTCACCACTCTGTCACGTTCCCTGCATATCGAGGACGAATTCGTGCCCAACCAGGTCATCGTCCGGCTGAAAAAGCCCGCTCCGGGAATAACGCCTCAGGCGGTGACCAGCCAGCTTTCAAGCCTGGGACTCGAGCCCCTTGCGGGCCGTCCCGGCGAGTCGCAACTCTACCGCCTGAGCGGCAGCGCAAATGCAGTTCGCGCCCAGAGTGCGACGGGGACAGGCACCCTGAGTAAGGGGACCGGCACCGCCTTGCAGCAGGCGAAGCGCGCCACCCTTGACCAGGTCAAGAGCCTGCGGCGCCGGGCCGATGTGGCCAGTGCAGATCTCAACTATATCCGTCGTCCGCTGCTGGTCCCCAATGATCCTTCCTATGCTGTGCAGTGGCAGGCCGGGCTGATCAATCTGCCGCAGGCCTGGGATCTGTCCACCGGCAGTCCGTCTGTGGTGGTCGCGGTCCTCGATACCGGGGTCCTGTCCGCGCACCCCGATCTTATCGGGCGGTTGTGTACGGCTACGGACAACTGCGCCGGTTACGACTTCGTCTCCGACCCCCTGAGCGGCGCAGACGGCGATGGCATCGATCCGAACCCCGAAGATCCCGGCGATCATAGCCTGCCGGGGGGCACAAGCTCATTTCACGGCACCCATGTCGCCGGTATTCTCGGCGCCGCCGGAAATAACGCCCTCGGAGTCGCCGGCGTCGACTGGGCCGCGAAAATTATGCCGGTGCGGGTCTTGGGCGTGAACTACGGCACCAGCTATGACATCATCCAGGGGGTGCGTTATGCCGCCGGACTGAGCAACGATGCAAACAGCTTCCCGGTGACCGCGGCCAATGTCCTCAACCTCAGCTTTGGTGGCGGCGGGTTCTCACAGGCCGAACAGGATCTCTACACTCAGCTGCATGATGCCGGGATTATTGTGGTCGCGGCGGCGGGGAACGCGGCGAAAAATCTGCCGGTCTACCCCGCGGCCTACGCCGACGTTGTCGCGGTCAGTGCTGTTGATATTGACAAAAACCTCGCACCTTATTCAGATTATGGCGCCTTCATCGATGTCGCCGCGCCGGGCGGTAATCTGACCACCGACCGCAATGGGGACGGTGTCCCCGACGGCATCATCAGTACCAGCGGCAACGACAGCACCACACCCCTGACCTATACCTATGTCCCCTACATGGGAACGTCCATGGCCGCTCCCCAGGTCGCCGGGGTTGCCGCCCTGATGCTGGCCGTTGATCCGACCCTGACGCCGGCGGAGTTCGATCTGCTGCTGGCCGCCGGCGCCCTCACCCAGGACCTCGGCGCCGACGGGGCTGCGGTGCGTAACGACAGCTTCGGTTACGGGTTGATTGATGCCCAGAAAGCCCTGCTCGCCACTCTGGCTCTTGCCGGTGGCGGCAGTTTGCCGCCCTCGCTAGCACTCAGTCCGAGCCTGTTGAATTTTGGGGCCAACGCCAGCAAACTCCTTCTCACTCTGTCGAATGCCGGCGGGGGCACGCTTAACATCACCGGCGTCAGCTTTACCGCGCCCTGGATCAGCTCCGTGGTTTTGGGTACCGAGGCGCCGCCCGGCAGCGGCCTTGGAGATTATACAGTGACGGTCGATAGGACCGGGTTGAGTGACGGGGTGTACAGCGACGCGGTCACATTTACCACCGATACGCCGGGGAGTTTCTCTGTCTCCCTGCTGCTGCAGGTCGGGGCCAGCGGGGTGGCCGACGCGGGACGGCAAACCGTCTATCTGGTCGACCCCGCCACCGGTAACCGGCTGAAGACTCTCAGTGTCAGCGCTGATCCTGTCAGCGGGACTTATCACTACAGTTTTACCGGGCTGAGCACTGGAAAATACTACGTGACCGCAAGCAGCGACCTGGACAACGACGGACAAAATTGCGACTCCGGCGAGGCCTGCGGTAGCTATCCGTTGCTCACGGACCCGGTCCAGATCAGCCTGGACACTCAAAGTCTGACCGGCATCGATTTCAGTACCGGATTTAACAGCTATTAA
- a CDS encoding PAS domain-containing sensor histidine kinase, with protein sequence MTKPEAEPTQFSTMAGVFCLLLMAVFAAEVLVMQYYRNVFARIPVVQDALIDATLLLCVIALPLWFFVFRPAVRGKVKPGFYFFKNVIPLYFLVLAVLFLIEFSLMLCLPWFGIDTTTELAGVYDGALTVLFSAPLFWWLLYRLEVHLRFEPLADFVSAPGTLVVLLLFMIFLADLLQEIAFTHFQFHLTDVQYQLLDGFVTLVLISPLLYILVVRPLRRHALSESARTNLIYDQVADAIIKVNLRGIIESFNSSAEKIFGIPAQVVIGKSAAELLDSNEFELTSELMRIADEKIDQPLEFYDLKSKRQDGVPLVLDLSVSQVKRDGPVEYLLLFHDITQRKATEEALLASNNIFREIFDQTEDAILFFKTGTGEVLDLNATTEKLYGFSKQEILTSGIQLFCDEEPFQQFTRAIAEVDLSGEIEVETLRHHKCDGSEMTISLRAKKIILRGEFVIYVTLRDISERVRLEAETRELQAKLIQTNKMTSLGLLVSGIAHEINNPNNYVLANAQLLGKVWNDAQYILQQYYRETGDFYLGGFPFNELETQVPLLFKGLTDGSQKIKAIVNDLKRFVREDRALVLTDIEINDVVLSAVSMLHYELAKYTDNFQLDLARHLPLVKGSSQQLGQVVINLLMNSCQALPDRSCSVAISTSLDPDSGQILIRVHDQGCGLSDELKGKILEPFFSTKLDSGGTGLGLSISQSIIKDHGGQLEFFSSFDSGTTFTVKLPSTL encoded by the coding sequence ATGACCAAGCCTGAGGCTGAACCGACTCAGTTTTCTACGATGGCAGGCGTTTTTTGTCTGCTGCTGATGGCCGTTTTTGCCGCTGAAGTTTTGGTCATGCAGTATTATCGCAATGTGTTTGCCCGCATCCCTGTAGTCCAGGATGCCTTGATCGACGCAACCCTGCTGCTTTGCGTCATCGCCCTGCCTCTGTGGTTCTTTGTGTTCAGGCCTGCTGTTCGTGGCAAAGTTAAGCCCGGTTTCTATTTTTTCAAGAATGTGATCCCGCTTTATTTTCTGGTGCTTGCCGTTCTGTTCCTGATTGAATTCAGCCTCATGCTGTGCCTGCCCTGGTTTGGCATAGACACCACCACCGAACTCGCCGGCGTCTATGATGGCGCCTTAACCGTCCTTTTCAGTGCGCCGCTCTTCTGGTGGCTCCTCTACCGCCTCGAGGTTCACCTCAGATTTGAACCCCTGGCCGATTTTGTCAGCGCGCCCGGAACCCTTGTCGTTCTTTTGCTCTTTATGATTTTTCTCGCCGATCTCCTGCAAGAGATCGCCTTTACGCATTTCCAGTTTCATTTAACGGACGTTCAGTATCAATTGTTGGACGGGTTCGTCACTCTGGTGCTGATTTCACCGCTGTTATACATTCTGGTGGTGCGTCCTCTCAGACGTCATGCGCTCTCTGAAAGCGCCCGAACCAACCTCATCTATGATCAGGTGGCGGATGCCATTATTAAGGTTAACCTGAGGGGCATAATTGAATCTTTCAACAGCTCCGCAGAGAAAATTTTTGGGATTCCGGCCCAGGTGGTCATCGGGAAATCAGCGGCGGAGCTGTTGGATTCAAATGAATTCGAGCTGACTTCAGAGCTGATGAGGATAGCTGATGAAAAAATCGATCAGCCCCTTGAGTTTTATGATCTCAAATCCAAACGACAGGATGGCGTCCCCCTGGTACTTGACCTGTCGGTCAGTCAGGTCAAGCGGGACGGCCCGGTTGAATACCTGCTCTTATTTCATGATATCACCCAACGAAAAGCGACCGAGGAGGCCCTGCTGGCCAGCAACAACATTTTTCGTGAAATATTTGACCAAACCGAAGATGCCATCCTCTTTTTTAAAACGGGGACGGGTGAAGTCCTCGATCTGAATGCGACTACGGAAAAACTCTATGGCTTCAGCAAACAGGAAATATTGACCTCAGGTATTCAGCTGTTTTGTGACGAGGAACCCTTTCAGCAATTTACCCGGGCCATTGCTGAGGTTGATCTCTCTGGTGAGATTGAAGTTGAAACCCTGAGACACCACAAATGCGATGGTAGCGAGATGACGATCTCCCTGCGCGCGAAAAAAATAATTCTGCGTGGAGAATTTGTCATCTACGTCACCTTGCGCGATATCAGTGAGCGGGTGCGGCTCGAAGCTGAAACCCGCGAATTACAGGCTAAATTAATCCAGACCAACAAAATGACATCTCTCGGGCTGCTGGTCTCAGGGATAGCGCATGAGATAAATAATCCGAATAATTATGTTTTGGCGAATGCGCAGCTGCTGGGTAAAGTCTGGAATGATGCTCAGTACATCCTGCAGCAATATTATCGCGAGACCGGCGATTTTTATCTGGGAGGATTCCCTTTCAATGAACTGGAAACTCAGGTCCCGCTTCTGTTCAAAGGCCTGACTGACGGCTCTCAAAAAATCAAGGCGATTGTTAATGATTTGAAACGTTTTGTGCGGGAAGACCGGGCTCTTGTCTTAACGGACATTGAAATAAATGATGTGGTGCTCTCCGCTGTCAGCATGCTGCATTACGAGTTGGCCAAGTATACGGACAATTTTCAACTTGATCTCGCCCGGCATCTCCCCCTGGTCAAAGGCAGTTCCCAACAATTGGGCCAGGTCGTCATCAATCTGTTGATGAACTCGTGTCAGGCACTGCCTGACAGAAGCTGTTCGGTTGCCATATCGACCAGCCTTGATCCCGACTCCGGGCAGATTCTGATCAGAGTCCATGATCAGGGTTGCGGACTTTCTGATGAATTGAAGGGAAAAATCCTGGAACCATTTTTTTCAACGAAGCTTGATTCAGGAGGGACGGGGCTTGGGCTTTCAATCAGTCAATCGATCATCAAGGATCATGGCGGGCAGCTGGAATTTTTCAGTTCATTTGACAGCGGGACAACGTTTACTGTTAAACTTCCTAGTACCCTGTAA
- a CDS encoding SCO family protein has protein sequence MSGMSGMSGMSGMSGMSAADHAKHKAMMDKKGYTRSVETYQIPDLMLKDQTGKMVSLPRLLESDKPVIVNFIYATCTTICPLLSMGYIDLQRQLGDKSDQVVLVSVTIDPEHDTPEVLNRYLQKFHGKPGWTLLTGSRAEIDQVTTAFNAFVADKMDHQPLNFIRLPGHNNWIRLNGMLTGKIFLEEFRRAGLDFGK, from the coding sequence ATGTCGGGCATGTCCGGGATGTCGGGGATGTCGGGTATGTCCGGCATGTCGGCTGCAGATCATGCCAAGCATAAGGCGATGATGGATAAAAAAGGCTACACGCGCAGCGTCGAAACTTACCAGATTCCCGATTTGATGCTGAAGGATCAGACCGGCAAGATGGTCTCTCTGCCTCGTCTGCTTGAAAGCGACAAGCCGGTCATCGTTAATTTTATCTACGCGACCTGCACCACCATCTGTCCTCTCTTGTCCATGGGCTATATCGATCTGCAGCGCCAACTGGGGGATAAAAGTGATCAGGTGGTGCTGGTTTCCGTCACCATCGATCCCGAACATGATACGCCCGAAGTCCTGAACCGTTACCTGCAGAAATTTCATGGCAAGCCGGGTTGGACCCTGTTGACCGGAAGCCGGGCCGAAATCGATCAGGTTACCACGGCGTTTAATGCGTTTGTCGCCGATAAAATGGACCATCAGCCGCTTAATTTTATCCGACTGCCTGGTCATAATAACTGGATCCGCCTCAATGGCATGCTGACCGGCAAGATTTTTCTTGAGGAGTTCCGCAGGGCCGGGCTAGATTTCGGCAAGTAA